The Gemmatimonadaceae bacterium genome has a segment encoding these proteins:
- the smc gene encoding chromosome segregation protein SMC — MRLSKLQMQGFKSFADATTMTFDMGVTAIVGPNGCGKSNVSDAVRWVLGEQRARILRGSKMEEVIFQGSSARRAVNLAEVSLVFENEDGGLPVPFREVVITRRLSRSGESDYLLNGAPCRLRDIHDLLRGTGLGADSGIVIESKMIDALLSDRPDDRRELFEEAAGVGLYRDRRRSTERRLEETTVDLSRLDDLIGEVQSQVRSLARQRKRAERHVELTERRFSVDLTLASREMAAWHQELQELEEKLVTLREFAPGDDTRVRDAEQARNAAQEGRAAAEASRGELSRLALAQQNSVQSLRSEIAVAEERQRNALERRQRAEEERREGEAFGERLNADRVRAAEELATLDAGLATAREELSVHARDEDAARQAVTGARAAVEAADRTARELREQQRRVDLDRESAQRETADLEQRSAALEVERLQLADAAATLAREIEGADEAIELARVSVAAAVAALEEARTSARAARERDAAARAELGRAEDANTALEGKVNALEGLERERVGLAPAAARLLRDKERFGDGAVLGPISDFLSTTASSALLVERFLGMTVHAIVVRDRAAAEAVRAWHTSTNPGPLLLLPLDAMPETSVSDAGDLLPQVEVSPPAAGWVRNLLERVHSLDEGTGFVDARGAVWLPGTTAGPGPLRRRAELSGLRAELEAAAEGRKLAAAAAEEARRALAEGDATVAMATEAANLATAEDRRANDLRAELERRRLRGVRELENAEGLARRLAERQEELSARLSSLEVRAAELHETLSVHGNDAEALRVQLAEADHGLESARERRANGQVALAQSQARLQVATDRLTRLDQEQENASQRLASLHSELSTLADSDRSLAEQMAAWQMDLDARVATLNDAESRLADAEQQVRDADAELQATDHALDLARREAHEHESSLHQAQLRFTELSGRRATIKERLETEWRRPLEDLMTSFEAVDVDDDALRAEADELRTELEKLGPVNPLAVEEHEEEVKRLDFLTTQRNDLAEAKNKLQLAIREIDTTARELFLATFAQVRENFRQIFMTLFGGGECDLRLENPELPLDCDIEVHASPRGKRTQRIHLLSSGERALVALSLLFGIFLTKPSPFCLLDEVDAPLDDANIGRYVRMLTQFKSKTQFIVITHNPRTTTEAADAVYGVTMQEPGVSSLVSVRMRGNTVDDSTPDDGAAVASVDREGEVAAAPA; from the coding sequence GTGCGTCTCTCCAAGCTTCAAATGCAGGGCTTCAAGTCGTTCGCGGACGCGACGACGATGACGTTCGACATGGGCGTCACCGCCATCGTCGGCCCCAACGGCTGCGGCAAGTCGAACGTCTCCGACGCGGTGCGTTGGGTGCTGGGCGAACAGCGCGCGCGCATCCTGCGCGGCTCGAAGATGGAGGAGGTGATCTTCCAGGGCTCGTCGGCACGGCGCGCGGTGAACCTGGCGGAAGTGTCGCTGGTCTTCGAGAACGAGGACGGCGGGCTCCCGGTCCCCTTCCGCGAGGTGGTCATCACGCGCCGCCTGTCGCGTTCGGGGGAGAGCGACTACCTGCTGAATGGAGCACCGTGCCGCCTGCGCGACATTCACGACCTGCTGCGCGGCACCGGGCTTGGCGCCGACTCGGGGATCGTGATCGAGTCGAAGATGATCGATGCCCTGCTCTCCGATCGCCCGGACGATCGGCGTGAGCTGTTCGAGGAGGCGGCGGGGGTCGGGCTCTATCGCGATCGCCGTCGCAGCACGGAGCGTCGCCTCGAGGAAACGACGGTCGACCTGTCGCGCCTGGACGACCTCATTGGCGAGGTGCAAAGCCAGGTGCGGTCGCTCGCCCGGCAGCGCAAGCGCGCCGAACGCCATGTGGAGCTGACCGAGCGTCGCTTCTCGGTGGACCTCACCCTGGCCTCGCGCGAGATGGCGGCGTGGCACCAGGAGCTGCAGGAGCTCGAGGAGAAGCTGGTCACGCTGCGCGAGTTTGCACCTGGCGACGACACGCGCGTGCGTGACGCCGAGCAGGCGCGCAATGCCGCCCAGGAAGGGCGCGCCGCCGCCGAGGCGAGCCGCGGCGAGCTGTCGCGCCTCGCGCTGGCGCAGCAGAACAGCGTGCAGTCGCTGCGCTCGGAGATCGCGGTTGCCGAGGAGCGGCAGCGCAACGCGCTGGAACGCCGCCAGCGCGCCGAGGAGGAGCGCCGCGAGGGCGAGGCGTTCGGCGAGCGGCTGAACGCCGATCGCGTGCGCGCCGCAGAAGAACTGGCCACACTGGACGCCGGGCTCGCCACGGCGCGCGAGGAGTTGTCGGTGCATGCGCGCGACGAGGACGCCGCTCGTCAGGCAGTGACCGGCGCCCGCGCCGCGGTGGAGGCCGCCGATCGCACGGCGCGTGAACTCCGTGAGCAGCAACGCCGCGTGGACCTCGACCGCGAGAGTGCGCAGCGCGAGACCGCCGACCTGGAACAGCGCTCCGCCGCGCTGGAGGTGGAACGGCTGCAACTCGCCGACGCCGCCGCCACGCTGGCCCGCGAGATCGAGGGCGCCGACGAGGCCATCGAGCTCGCGCGCGTGAGCGTGGCCGCCGCCGTCGCCGCGCTCGAGGAGGCGCGCACGTCGGCACGCGCCGCGCGCGAACGCGATGCCGCGGCACGCGCCGAGTTGGGGCGCGCCGAGGACGCCAACACCGCGCTCGAAGGAAAGGTCAACGCGCTCGAGGGGCTGGAGCGCGAACGGGTAGGGCTTGCCCCAGCCGCCGCGCGGCTGCTGCGCGACAAGGAACGCTTTGGCGACGGAGCCGTCCTGGGCCCCATCTCCGACTTCCTCTCGACGACGGCCAGCTCGGCGCTCCTCGTGGAGCGATTCCTCGGGATGACGGTGCATGCGATCGTCGTGCGCGATCGCGCCGCGGCCGAGGCAGTGCGCGCCTGGCACACCAGCACCAATCCCGGCCCGCTCCTCCTTCTCCCGCTCGACGCGATGCCGGAGACGAGCGTGAGCGATGCCGGCGACCTGCTGCCGCAAGTTGAAGTGTCGCCCCCCGCCGCGGGGTGGGTGCGCAACCTCCTGGAGCGCGTGCACTCGCTGGACGAGGGGACCGGCTTCGTGGATGCGCGTGGCGCCGTCTGGCTTCCGGGAACGACCGCGGGCCCCGGCCCGCTGCGTCGGAGAGCGGAGCTGTCGGGGTTGCGCGCCGAACTGGAGGCCGCCGCCGAGGGACGCAAACTCGCCGCAGCAGCAGCGGAAGAGGCGCGTCGCGCGCTGGCCGAGGGCGATGCCACCGTGGCAATGGCCACCGAGGCGGCCAACCTGGCCACCGCCGAAGACCGCCGCGCCAACGACCTGCGCGCGGAGCTGGAGCGCCGCCGCCTGCGTGGCGTGCGCGAACTGGAGAACGCCGAGGGGCTCGCCCGCCGCCTGGCCGAGCGCCAGGAGGAGCTGTCGGCGCGCCTGTCGTCGCTGGAGGTGCGCGCCGCCGAGCTGCACGAGACGCTGAGCGTGCACGGCAACGACGCGGAGGCGCTGCGTGTGCAGCTGGCGGAAGCGGACCACGGCCTCGAGTCGGCACGCGAGCGCCGCGCCAACGGGCAGGTGGCGCTGGCGCAGTCGCAGGCGCGGTTGCAGGTGGCCACCGATCGCCTCACGCGGCTGGACCAGGAGCAGGAGAACGCCTCCCAACGCCTGGCCTCGCTGCACAGCGAGCTGTCGACACTGGCCGACTCCGACCGCTCGCTCGCCGAGCAGATGGCGGCGTGGCAGATGGACCTCGACGCGCGCGTGGCAACGCTCAACGACGCCGAGTCGCGCCTGGCCGACGCCGAGCAGCAGGTGCGCGACGCCGACGCCGAGTTGCAGGCGACGGACCATGCCCTCGACCTCGCGCGCCGCGAGGCGCACGAGCATGAATCGTCGCTGCACCAGGCGCAGTTGCGCTTCACCGAGCTGTCGGGGCGCCGCGCGACCATCAAGGAGCGCCTGGAAACCGAGTGGCGCCGCCCGCTCGAGGACCTGATGACCTCGTTCGAGGCGGTCGATGTCGACGACGACGCGCTGCGCGCCGAAGCCGATGAACTCCGCACCGAACTGGAGAAGCTCGGCCCCGTGAACCCGCTCGCCGTAGAGGAGCACGAGGAGGAAGTGAAGCGCCTCGACTTCCTCACCACGCAGCGCAACGACCTGGCCGAGGCGAAGAACAAGTTGCAGCTGGCCATCCGCGAGATCGACACCACCGCGCGCGAGCTCTTCCTCGCCACGTTTGCACAGGTCCGCGAGAACTTCCGCCAGATCTTCATGACGCTGTTCGGCGGCGGCGAATGCGACCTGCGTCTGGAGAACCCGGAGCTGCCGCTCGACTGCGACATCGAGGTGCATGCCAGCCCGCGCGGCAAGCGCACGCAGCGCATCCACCTCCTCTCGAGCGGCGAGCGCGCCCTCGTCGCGCTCTCGCTCCTCTTCGGCATCTTCCTCACCAAGCCGTCGCCCTTCTGCCTCCTGGACGAAGTCGACGCCCCGCTCGACGACGCCAACATCGGGCGCTACGTGCGGATGCTGACCCAGTTCAAGTCGAAGACGCAGTTCATCGTCATCACGCACAACCCGCGCACCACGACCGAGGCGGCCGATGCCGTCTACGGCGTGACGATGCAGGAGCCCGGAGTGTCGAGCCTCGTGAGCGTCCGAATGCGCGGCAACACCGTCGACGACAGCACCCCGGACGACGGCGCCGCCGTGGCGTCCGTCGACCGCGAGGGCGAGGTCGCCGCTGCCCCGGCCTAA
- a CDS encoding SPOR domain-containing protein, translating into MRLPRDGGIVRAYRYPSLDSLIWKSQQPVPALDRVMAFDGENGVLAFLASDGAPGWLDLRLGTSRQASNASLSSIASGDGWSIFGVDDQNTLVRLTPSGDWQAPAGGKVRRLFPLVDGTLVVLLDRGSKTYLLRLHPPDETIGDSIEVPRPDRAVVTPMGDRLYLGVKRELLSVQPREFDGVDRVKADDEILAIAPTPSGDRIFLANKGGPRLEVMDRYAEDIGGAVQLPGLVTEMRMDPMGRFLLARPVSGDSAWVVAIASDALVGTVKTAWRADLPAVAVDGLVATVRGGDVAFVEPAQGTVKQTVAGGASDVWFFALWNGLRPRARGVDVPVSFSLGEAVAGDTGADSIRHIPATSATAAATVPVDSAPATERREEAPPAAAARDAWTVSFAAVLSEERAREIAEGINVDGQRPRVVKGETAGTTVFRVIFGPYNSKADAERMGRASKHNYWVYEGVP; encoded by the coding sequence GTGCGCCTGCCGCGCGACGGCGGGATCGTGCGCGCGTATCGCTATCCGTCGCTGGACTCGCTCATCTGGAAGTCGCAGCAACCGGTCCCCGCGCTCGATCGCGTGATGGCGTTCGACGGCGAGAATGGCGTGCTCGCCTTTCTCGCCAGCGACGGTGCGCCGGGCTGGCTCGACTTGCGGCTGGGGACGTCACGCCAGGCGTCGAACGCATCGCTTTCCTCCATCGCCTCGGGTGATGGCTGGTCGATTTTCGGCGTCGACGACCAGAACACGCTCGTCCGCCTAACGCCGAGCGGCGACTGGCAGGCGCCCGCCGGCGGCAAGGTGCGGCGCCTCTTCCCGCTCGTCGATGGAACGCTCGTCGTGCTGCTCGACCGCGGGAGCAAGACGTACCTGTTGCGCCTGCACCCGCCTGACGAGACAATTGGCGACTCGATCGAGGTCCCGCGCCCCGATCGCGCGGTGGTGACGCCGATGGGTGACCGCCTGTACCTCGGCGTCAAGCGGGAGCTGCTGAGCGTGCAGCCGCGCGAGTTCGACGGCGTGGACCGGGTAAAGGCCGACGACGAGATCCTCGCCATTGCCCCGACGCCCAGCGGCGACCGGATCTTCCTCGCCAACAAGGGGGGGCCGCGACTCGAGGTCATGGATCGCTACGCCGAGGACATCGGCGGGGCGGTGCAACTCCCCGGGCTCGTCACCGAGATGCGCATGGACCCGATGGGACGCTTCCTCCTGGCGCGCCCGGTGTCCGGCGACTCGGCGTGGGTCGTCGCCATCGCCTCTGACGCGCTGGTGGGGACGGTCAAGACCGCGTGGCGCGCCGACCTTCCCGCGGTGGCGGTGGACGGGCTGGTGGCCACGGTGCGCGGTGGCGACGTTGCCTTCGTCGAACCGGCGCAGGGGACGGTGAAGCAGACGGTGGCAGGGGGAGCCAGCGACGTCTGGTTCTTCGCGCTCTGGAACGGGCTGCGCCCGCGGGCACGCGGTGTGGACGTCCCGGTCTCGTTCTCCTTGGGCGAGGCGGTGGCGGGCGACACCGGGGCCGACTCGATCCGGCACATTCCGGCCACGAGTGCGACCGCCGCCGCCACGGTCCCCGTCGACAGCGCCCCCGCCACCGAGCGGCGCGAGGAAGCGCCGCCAGCTGCAGCCGCGCGCGACGCATGGACGGTCTCGTTCGCCGCCGTCCTTTCCGAGGAGCGCGCCCGCGAAATCGCCGAGGGGATCAACGTGGACGGCCAGCGCCCGCGCGTGGTGAAGGGCGAGACGGCGGGCACGACGGTGTTCCGCGTCATCTTCGGCCCCTACAACTCGAAAGCAGACGCCGAACGCATGGGACGCGCGTCGAAGCACAACTACTGGGTGTACGAGGGGGTCCCCTGA
- a CDS encoding PD40 domain-containing protein, with translation MRRTVPAFVGSAACAAVLGSVVPVRTAEAQQMYFGQNQVQFDKFRWKVLETEHFLVHYYPQEEAIIKDAARMAERSYGRLSRMLNHQFREKKPLILFRSRTDFGQNNVTGDLGEGTGGVTEALRHRILLPFTGDFRSFEHVLAHELTHAFQYDIFARGRAGGGLQTLQQVQPPLWFMEGMAEYLSLGPGHVLTQSWVRDASLNGNLPTIEQMTERPDMFFPYRYGEALWEYIGGRWGDDVIGEIMNAVPNVGIDRAFKRELGLSLEELSDEWREAMQVKHLPQVANLDRARKFSEPLLNARKTGGFSQLFIAPAFSNDGKYIAFISQGSFLRGEVFPDLWLGDGETGKRIKRLVKSVLNPDFEELRLLYSQSAFSPDGRQLAFTAQKDGKDVLYLLDVRRRKVVKTYDNFPLDVVMSPAWSPDGKQIVFQGYDDGINDLFIVDLATGKLRQLTNDKFAEMQPQWSPDGKTIAFATDRTPKAELEFLKFEQWQIATLDLASGRIETLPNQDGLNLNPMWAPDGKSLAFISDRTGIQNVFLYDFDAREHFQLTNVIGAISAITEYSPAITWARQADRLAFTYYEKGDYTVWTVANPRRFKTKPYRPAPSIVAAAGAAGDSVRRADPTVAANQANAADMLRAIDAAAKASDSTRANDRQISVYRSTTGIRNSAETPGANERSGNAPVSVAQILDSASLALPDTTRFRTYDYKPGLQPEYISRPSIGYAQDNFGRGIFGGTAIVLGDMLGNNRLIAAGQVNGRLSEAYFYGAYMNMASRLQYMTGAAQTPYFFLNNYSENYVGDGTNRTIQELEIARFIFRQGFAVAMRPSNRFTRWEYGLNANNVSRSIAYVRRGIDYTSGYATQFITDSVTNLGSLSYVGPYAAYVSDNTLFGYTGAISGRRYRFQVEPMVGGLQWTEYTGDYRRYVPILFNFLTFAFRAQTSLAIGKDEAVVSRKYIGRPDFVRGYDREQYYSQFCGGVVGSDANCSATELLGTRVAFANVEMRFPLVRRFDLGLLPISLPPVDGLVFYDAGAAWSKGQSVSFSKPDNYDQGNQRYFLRSYGAGIRLNLFGFALLRWDYAVPLDRPGKKGYWMWTLGQSF, from the coding sequence ATGCGTAGGACCGTCCCCGCATTCGTGGGCAGCGCCGCGTGCGCGGCCGTCCTGGGCTCGGTGGTGCCGGTGCGGACGGCCGAGGCGCAGCAGATGTATTTCGGCCAGAACCAGGTGCAGTTCGACAAGTTCCGCTGGAAGGTCCTAGAGACGGAGCACTTCCTCGTCCACTACTACCCGCAAGAGGAAGCGATCATCAAGGACGCGGCGCGCATGGCGGAGCGCTCGTACGGGCGCTTGTCGCGGATGCTGAACCACCAATTCCGCGAGAAAAAGCCGCTGATCCTCTTCCGCTCGCGCACGGACTTCGGGCAGAACAACGTCACGGGTGACCTGGGCGAGGGGACGGGGGGCGTGACGGAGGCGCTGCGGCATCGCATCCTCCTCCCGTTCACCGGCGACTTCCGCTCGTTTGAGCATGTGCTGGCGCACGAGCTCACGCACGCCTTCCAGTACGACATCTTTGCCCGCGGCCGTGCCGGCGGCGGGCTGCAGACGCTGCAGCAGGTGCAACCGCCGCTCTGGTTCATGGAGGGGATGGCGGAGTATCTCTCGTTAGGCCCCGGTCACGTCCTCACGCAGTCGTGGGTGCGCGACGCCTCGCTCAACGGGAACCTCCCGACCATCGAGCAGATGACGGAGCGCCCCGACATGTTCTTCCCCTACCGCTACGGCGAGGCGCTGTGGGAGTACATTGGCGGGCGGTGGGGCGATGACGTGATCGGCGAGATCATGAACGCCGTGCCGAACGTGGGGATCGATCGCGCCTTCAAGCGCGAACTGGGCCTCTCGCTCGAGGAGCTGAGCGACGAGTGGCGCGAGGCGATGCAGGTCAAGCACCTCCCGCAGGTGGCCAACCTGGACCGCGCGCGCAAGTTCTCCGAACCGCTCCTCAACGCGCGCAAGACGGGCGGCTTCTCGCAGCTCTTCATCGCGCCGGCCTTCTCCAACGACGGAAAGTATATCGCCTTCATCTCGCAGGGCTCCTTCCTGCGCGGCGAGGTCTTCCCCGACCTGTGGCTCGGCGACGGCGAGACCGGCAAGCGCATCAAGCGCCTCGTGAAGTCGGTGCTCAACCCGGACTTCGAGGAGTTGCGCCTGCTCTACTCGCAGAGCGCCTTCTCCCCCGACGGGCGGCAGTTGGCCTTCACCGCGCAGAAGGATGGCAAGGACGTCCTCTACCTGCTCGACGTCCGGCGCCGGAAGGTGGTCAAGACATACGACAACTTCCCGCTCGACGTCGTCATGTCGCCGGCATGGAGCCCGGACGGGAAGCAGATCGTCTTCCAGGGCTACGATGACGGCATCAACGACCTCTTCATCGTGGACCTCGCCACCGGCAAGCTGCGCCAGCTCACGAACGACAAGTTCGCCGAGATGCAGCCGCAGTGGTCGCCCGACGGCAAGACGATTGCCTTCGCGACCGACCGCACGCCCAAGGCCGAGCTCGAGTTCCTCAAGTTCGAGCAGTGGCAGATCGCCACGCTCGACCTCGCATCGGGGCGCATCGAGACGCTGCCGAACCAGGATGGACTCAACCTCAACCCGATGTGGGCCCCCGACGGCAAGTCGCTTGCCTTCATCAGCGACCGCACGGGGATCCAGAACGTCTTCCTGTACGACTTCGACGCCAGGGAGCACTTCCAGCTCACCAACGTGATCGGCGCCATCAGCGCCATCACCGAGTACTCGCCGGCCATCACGTGGGCGCGGCAGGCCGATCGCCTCGCCTTCACGTACTACGAGAAGGGGGACTACACCGTCTGGACGGTGGCCAACCCGCGGCGCTTCAAGACGAAGCCGTATCGCCCCGCGCCGTCAATCGTTGCGGCTGCCGGCGCCGCCGGTGACTCGGTGCGGCGCGCCGACCCCACGGTCGCCGCCAACCAGGCCAACGCCGCCGACATGCTGCGGGCCATCGATGCCGCGGCCAAGGCCAGCGACAGCACGCGCGCCAACGATCGGCAGATTTCCGTCTACCGCTCGACCACCGGCATTCGCAACTCGGCGGAGACACCCGGGGCCAACGAGCGCTCGGGGAACGCCCCGGTCTCGGTGGCACAGATCCTCGACAGCGCATCGCTCGCCCTTCCCGACACGACCAGGTTCCGCACCTACGACTACAAGCCTGGACTGCAGCCCGAGTACATCTCGCGCCCCAGCATCGGCTACGCGCAGGACAACTTCGGGCGCGGCATCTTTGGCGGGACGGCGATCGTCCTCGGCGACATGCTCGGCAACAACCGACTGATTGCCGCCGGGCAGGTGAACGGGCGACTGAGCGAGGCGTACTTCTACGGCGCCTACATGAACATGGCATCGCGGCTGCAATACATGACCGGGGCCGCGCAGACGCCGTACTTCTTCCTCAACAACTACTCCGAGAACTACGTCGGCGATGGCACGAACCGGACGATCCAGGAGCTGGAGATCGCCCGCTTCATCTTCCGGCAGGGCTTCGCCGTGGCCATGCGGCCGAGCAACCGCTTCACGCGCTGGGAGTACGGCCTCAACGCCAACAACGTCTCGCGCTCGATTGCCTACGTGCGCCGCGGAATCGACTACACCAGCGGCTACGCCACGCAGTTCATCACCGACTCGGTGACGAACCTCGGGAGCCTGAGCTACGTGGGGCCGTACGCCGCCTACGTCTCGGACAACACGCTGTTTGGCTACACCGGGGCCATCTCGGGGCGGCGCTACCGCTTCCAGGTCGAGCCGATGGTCGGCGGCCTGCAATGGACCGAGTACACGGGCGACTACCGTCGCTACGTCCCCATCCTCTTCAACTTCCTGACCTTCGCCTTCCGCGCGCAGACCAGCCTGGCGATCGGGAAGGACGAGGCCGTGGTCTCGCGCAAGTACATCGGGCGCCCCGACTTCGTGCGCGGCTACGACCGCGAGCAGTACTACTCGCAGTTCTGCGGCGGCGTGGTGGGGAGCGATGCCAACTGCTCGGCGACCGAACTGCTGGGAACGCGCGTGGCCTTTGCCAACGTCGAGATGCGCTTCCCGCTCGTCCGTCGCTTCGACCTCGGACTCCTCCCGATTTCGCTCCCGCCGGTGGACGGGCTCGTCTTCTACGATGCCGGCGCGGCCTGGTCCAAGGGGCAGTCGGTCTCGTTCTCCAAGCCTGACAACTACGACCAGGGGAACCAGCGCTACTTCCTGCGCTCCTACGGCGCGGGGATCCGCCTCAACCTCTTCGGCTTCGCGCTCCTGCGCTGGGACTACGCCGTCCCGCTCGACCGCCCGGGGAAGAAGGGGTATTGGATGTGGACGTTGGGGCAGTCGTTCTAG
- the rsfS gene encoding ribosome silencing factor has protein sequence MADPSAAPASAALAQRIGALCEEFKAQDITILSLKGVSDMADFFVIASGTSDMHVRSTAQRLEDELKREGQRPAHTEGIEQGRWAILDYVDVVVHVFHPAMRSYYQLERLWGDATVVPLTVQGAKA, from the coding sequence ATCGCCGATCCCTCCGCCGCTCCCGCGAGTGCGGCGCTCGCCCAACGGATCGGCGCGCTCTGCGAGGAGTTCAAGGCGCAGGACATCACGATCCTCTCCCTCAAGGGGGTGAGCGACATGGCCGATTTCTTCGTGATCGCGAGCGGGACGTCGGACATGCACGTGCGCAGCACGGCGCAGCGGCTGGAAGACGAGCTGAAGCGCGAGGGGCAGCGTCCGGCGCACACGGAGGGAATCGAGCAGGGTCGCTGGGCGATTCTCGACTACGTGGACGTGGTGGTGCACGTGTTCCATCCCGCGATGCGGAGCTACTACCAGCTCGAACGGCTCTGGGGCGACGCGACGGTCGTCCCGCTCACGGTTCAAGGAGCGAAGGCATGA
- a CDS encoding 50S ribosomal protein L9, translated as MEVILRQAVENLGQPGDLVKVSSGFARNYLLPRGVAVTATEGNKKRIAQEKARLEAAEASRRQTAADYASKLEQVSLTFSARVGEEGKLFGSVTAADIAAQLEAQGHHIEKRQIDLHEPIKALGVYRVPVKLHADVKPEIKVWVIKQ; from the coding sequence ATGGAAGTCATCCTGCGACAGGCAGTCGAGAACCTCGGGCAGCCCGGCGACCTGGTGAAGGTGTCGTCCGGCTTTGCCCGCAACTACCTCCTCCCGCGCGGCGTTGCCGTGACGGCGACGGAGGGGAACAAGAAGCGCATCGCCCAGGAAAAGGCGCGCCTCGAGGCGGCCGAAGCGTCACGCCGCCAGACGGCGGCCGACTACGCGTCGAAGCTCGAGCAGGTGTCCCTCACCTTCTCGGCGCGCGTGGGCGAGGAAGGCAAGCTGTTCGGCTCCGTGACCGCTGCCGACATCGCCGCGCAACTCGAGGCCCAGGGGCATCACATCGAGAAGCGCCAGATCGACCTGCACGAGCCCATCAAGGCGCTCGGCGTGTACCGCGTGCCGGTCAAGCTGCACGCCGACGTGAAGCCTGAGATCAAGGTGTGGGTGATCAAGCAGTAG
- a CDS encoding DUF2232 domain-containing protein — protein MPVPLTAPQERGWLRVILALLLALAIPLVAVLRLLVPIEQTMLLIAPAMAVCALVGWMNGGRLWLAIIWTGLALWIVSLARPGALPFDALARGWGTVLAASFGVVSAVAPRRPFFTRALSATAMAMAVGLLVIVTMRISPASVARHFGDELSRRLESAEAEWTMRSASPEWKELTQRYPAASAMVEQAQAQLRQIPPLTAQFFPALLALESLAMLGLAWSLYHRASRTRIGAPLKSLGEFRFNDQLVWGFVLGVTVLVVPTLQDARGVGLNLLLFFGVLYALRGMGVLDWFLAPRGAVRVLFFIAIFLAWPVVSVFSLGLGLGDTWIDWRGRARPAA, from the coding sequence ATGCCGGTGCCGTTGACGGCGCCGCAGGAACGGGGATGGCTTCGCGTCATCCTCGCGCTCCTGCTGGCGTTGGCCATTCCGCTCGTCGCCGTCCTTCGCCTGCTCGTTCCCATCGAGCAGACCATGCTTCTCATCGCACCGGCCATGGCGGTCTGTGCGCTGGTGGGATGGATGAATGGCGGACGCCTCTGGCTCGCCATCATCTGGACCGGGTTGGCGCTCTGGATCGTATCGCTGGCGCGTCCCGGCGCCTTGCCGTTCGACGCGCTGGCGCGGGGGTGGGGGACGGTGCTCGCCGCCTCGTTCGGGGTGGTGAGCGCGGTGGCTCCCAGGCGCCCCTTCTTCACGCGGGCGCTGTCGGCAACCGCGATGGCGATGGCGGTGGGACTGCTGGTGATCGTCACGATGCGCATTTCGCCGGCGAGCGTGGCGCGTCACTTCGGCGACGAGCTGTCGCGACGCCTCGAGTCGGCGGAGGCGGAATGGACGATGCGGTCGGCGTCTCCCGAGTGGAAGGAGCTGACGCAGCGCTATCCGGCGGCGTCGGCGATGGTGGAACAGGCGCAGGCGCAACTGCGCCAGATCCCGCCGCTCACCGCGCAGTTCTTCCCGGCGCTGCTGGCGTTGGAGTCGCTGGCGATGCTGGGGTTGGCCTGGTCGCTGTACCACCGGGCCAGCCGGACGCGCATCGGGGCGCCGCTCAAGTCACTGGGCGAGTTCCGCTTCAACGACCAGTTGGTGTGGGGGTTCGTGCTGGGGGTGACGGTGCTCGTCGTCCCGACGCTGCAGGACGCGCGGGGGGTTGGGCTCAACCTCCTGCTCTTCTTCGGCGTGCTGTACGCGCTGCGGGGGATGGGGGTTCTGGACTGGTTCCTCGCACCGCGCGGCGCCGTGCGCGTGCTCTTTTTCATTGCGATTTTTCTCGCCTGGCCGGTGGTCAGCGTCTTCTCGCTGGGGCTTGGACTGGGTGATACGTGGATCGACTGGCGCGGGCGTGCACGCCCCGCCGCATAA
- a CDS encoding 30S ribosomal protein S18 — translation MMRRQTKTCPFCEGRVHYVDFKDDRTLGRFITDHGKILPSRLSGVCARHQRQLATAIKRARFLALIPYQRGHVSA, via the coding sequence ATGATGCGACGCCAAACCAAGACCTGCCCCTTCTGCGAAGGGCGCGTGCACTACGTCGATTTCAAGGACGATCGCACGCTCGGCCGTTTCATCACCGATCACGGCAAGATCCTGCCCAGCCGCCTCTCCGGCGTCTGTGCGCGTCACCAGCGCCAGCTGGCCACGGCAATCAAGCGCGCACGTTTCCTGGCGCTGATCCCGTACCAGCGCGGGCACGTCAGCGCCTGA
- the rpsF gene encoding 30S ribosomal protein S6 → MSRQYEAVYIFDSALEDAVIQEKLAKHHALLGTTEEIKVDHWGRRQLAYKIGRRETGYYVLARINADPTTLPEFERALKLDDGVIRYLITLYEHELGAPPVSEEEAALARRRAEEDDEDED, encoded by the coding sequence GTGTCTCGACAGTACGAGGCGGTGTACATCTTCGACTCTGCGCTCGAAGATGCCGTCATCCAGGAAAAACTCGCCAAGCATCACGCCTTGCTGGGGACGACCGAGGAGATCAAGGTCGACCATTGGGGACGTCGTCAGCTCGCCTACAAGATCGGGCGTCGCGAGACGGGCTACTACGTGCTGGCGCGCATCAATGCAGACCCCACGACGCTTCCCGAGTTCGAGCGCGCGCTCAAGCTCGATGATGGCGTCATCCGCTACCTGATCACCCTCTACGAGCACGAGCTCGGCGCGCCGCCGGTCTCCGAAGAGGAAGCCGCGCTGGCCCGCCGCCGCGCCGAAGAAGACGACGAGGACGAGGACTAA